From one Streptomyces spiramyceticus genomic stretch:
- a CDS encoding non-ribosomal peptide synthetase, with protein MTQVRIEDVWPLSPLQEGLLFHAGYDEDTHDVYVLQGAMELRGALDIDLLRTSWQALLDRHATLRASFQRRGTGHPVQLIASGVRLPWREVDLSGLDGAEQQVEADRLADAEKARFDLAVPPLLRLLLLKLDESCYQLVLTMHHILMDGWSLPVLFGELSELYAAGGDVSVLPPVTSYREYLAWLGRQDKDAARDAWRDALAGTVDPTLIRPAGPGANTSVPGHTTVRAGARLTEALRETAREHGLTLNTVVQGVWGVLVGMLTGRSDVVFGAVVAGRPADLPGVERMLGLFINTVPVRVRLDPYRTIAELLTDLQIEQAELIPHQHLGLTEIQRLAGAGATFDTLLVYQNYPRNPDGPLQLSGLKIDGAASEDAAHYPLALAVAPLDELELRFDYQPDVFDAATVQTLGDRLVRLLEQIAANPAMPVGRLDVLDEGERRVVVEGWNDTARSVSAVTLPELFGAQVARAPGAVAVVGGDVSLTYAELDERANRVAHWLIGRGVGPECRVGVVMDRSADLVSVLLGVVKAGAAYVPLDSDHPVERLRAVVAEAGVSLVVADRELDGLPTTAVAELFEAGAARPVVGLSPDSLAYVMYTSGSTGTPKGVAVTHGNVASFVADRSWRDDVVERVLVQANHAFDASTYELWVPLARGGRLVLLPHGEKDAAARGRLIAEHGITNVHATAGLFRVLAEESPQIFAGVREVSTGGDVVSASAIRALLEAYPDLTVRSTYGPTETTAFTTQIPYRAGDVVPSSVPIGLPMDNARTYVLDEFLRPVAPGVTGELYVAGSGLARGYDGRAALTAERFVACPYGGRMYRTGDLVRWSNDGLLLFEGRADDQVKIRGFRIELGEVEAVLAAHESVGQVAVIVREDQPGVKRLVAYVVPAGQEIDADPLRQYVAGKLPDYMVPTAIMQLGTLPVTVNGKLDRAALPAPKFGGSEGRGPETPVEELLCALFREVLGLEWVGAEDSFFALGGDSIMSMLVVSRARRAGIVITARQVFEHKSPAGLAAVAISTSADDADQAEPAEQDTGIGRAPLTPVMLDLVERAGPSALTGVLSQSMLVETPAGLTLPSLLAAVQALLDHHDILRARLELTDGAAHLAVPEAGSAAGDRVVRVDTVGLTAESLAELVRDEGRRAVDRLDPRAGAMVQLVWFDAGPDVPGRLLMVAHHLVVDGVSWRVLVPDLAAACTALQEGREPLFERGTSYRRWAETLEFQALSTERTAEVPAWTRLLGGPNPLLGKRALDPAVDTVARGVRQVEVKVPVPVTTELLTRVPAAFDAGIDDVLLAGLVAAVGEWRRRQGRNLAGGVLIEVESHGRTPLTEDMDLTRTVGWFTGSYPVRLDPGTAEYARIRSGGPAAGGLIRRVREQLRAVPGDGLGFGLLRHLNPKTAPALAGLPTPQIGFNYLGRFASGPATPVTGGAWQPVGDTILGGTADAEMPASHLLEAGGLVRDLPDGPELTVSLVCPVGPFEEAALHDLADGWVAMLTGLASHVPEADGDQHTPSDFPLVALAQNQIDALQIKLSGEKE; from the coding sequence GTGACCCAGGTGCGTATCGAAGATGTGTGGCCGCTGTCGCCGCTCCAGGAAGGTCTGCTGTTCCACGCGGGATACGACGAGGACACCCACGACGTCTACGTGCTCCAGGGTGCGATGGAACTCCGGGGCGCGCTGGACATCGACCTCTTACGCACGTCCTGGCAGGCGCTGCTCGACCGGCACGCGACCCTGCGGGCGAGCTTCCAGCGGCGAGGGACGGGCCACCCCGTCCAACTGATCGCTTCGGGCGTGCGACTGCCGTGGCGCGAGGTGGATCTGTCCGGACTGGACGGGGCCGAGCAGCAGGTTGAGGCGGATCGGCTCGCGGACGCGGAGAAGGCCCGGTTCGATCTGGCGGTTCCGCCGCTGCTGCGGTTGTTGCTGCTGAAGCTGGACGAGTCGTGTTATCAGCTTGTGCTGACGATGCATCACATTTTGATGGATGGTTGGTCGCTGCCGGTTTTGTTCGGTGAGTTGTCGGAGTTGTACGCGGCGGGTGGCGATGTGTCGGTGTTGCCGCCGGTGACGTCGTATCGGGAGTACTTGGCGTGGTTGGGCCGTCAGGACAAGGATGCGGCGCGGGATGCCTGGAGGGATGCGCTGGCGGGGACCGTCGACCCGACGCTGATACGCCCGGCCGGCCCCGGCGCGAACACATCCGTCCCCGGACACACGACGGTACGGGCCGGCGCCCGGCTGACGGAGGCACTGCGGGAGACGGCGCGTGAACACGGGCTGACGCTGAACACTGTGGTGCAGGGTGTGTGGGGTGTTCTGGTCGGCATGCTGACCGGCCGGAGTGACGTGGTCTTCGGTGCTGTGGTGGCTGGTCGTCCGGCTGATCTTCCGGGTGTTGAGCGGATGCTGGGTCTGTTCATCAATACGGTGCCGGTGCGGGTGCGTCTCGATCCGTACCGGACGATCGCGGAGCTGCTGACCGACCTCCAGATCGAGCAGGCCGAGCTGATCCCGCACCAGCATCTCGGCCTGACGGAGATCCAGCGCCTCGCCGGTGCGGGCGCGACCTTCGACACGCTCTTGGTGTACCAGAACTATCCGCGCAACCCCGACGGGCCGCTGCAGCTCAGCGGCCTGAAGATCGACGGAGCGGCGAGCGAGGACGCCGCCCACTACCCGCTGGCCCTGGCGGTGGCCCCACTGGACGAGCTGGAACTGCGCTTCGACTACCAGCCCGACGTCTTCGACGCGGCGACCGTGCAGACGCTGGGAGACCGGCTGGTCAGGCTCCTGGAGCAGATCGCTGCGAACCCCGCGATGCCGGTGGGCCGGCTCGATGTGCTCGACGAGGGCGAGCGGCGCGTTGTGGTGGAGGGCTGGAACGACACTGCTCGGTCGGTTTCTGCGGTGACGTTGCCGGAGTTGTTCGGGGCGCAGGTGGCGCGGGCTCCGGGTGCTGTTGCGGTTGTTGGCGGTGATGTGTCGCTGACGTATGCGGAGTTGGACGAGCGGGCGAACCGGGTGGCGCACTGGCTGATCGGTCGGGGTGTGGGCCCGGAGTGCCGGGTCGGTGTGGTGATGGACCGGTCGGCTGACCTGGTCTCGGTGCTGCTGGGTGTGGTGAAGGCGGGCGCGGCGTATGTGCCGCTGGATTCCGATCACCCGGTGGAGCGGTTGCGTGCGGTGGTGGCCGAAGCCGGAGTCTCTCTGGTCGTGGCCGACCGTGAGCTTGATGGCCTCCCGACGACAGCAGTGGCGGAGCTGTTCGAGGCCGGCGCGGCCCGGCCGGTGGTCGGTCTCTCTCCGGACAGCCTGGCGTATGTGATGTACACGTCTGGCTCGACCGGTACGCCGAAGGGTGTGGCGGTGACGCACGGGAATGTGGCGAGCTTCGTCGCGGACCGTAGTTGGCGTGATGACGTGGTGGAGCGGGTGTTGGTGCAGGCCAACCACGCTTTTGATGCGTCGACGTATGAGTTGTGGGTGCCGTTGGCACGGGGTGGCCGGTTGGTCCTGTTGCCGCATGGTGAGAAGGACGCGGCCGCGCGTGGCCGGTTGATTGCCGAGCACGGGATCACCAATGTGCATGCGACGGCTGGTCTGTTCCGGGTGCTGGCGGAGGAGTCGCCGCAGATTTTTGCGGGTGTGCGTGAGGTGTCGACCGGTGGTGATGTGGTCTCCGCATCCGCGATACGGGCGCTGCTGGAAGCGTATCCGGATCTTACGGTCCGGTCGACGTACGGGCCGACGGAGACGACCGCGTTCACGACCCAGATCCCGTACCGCGCCGGTGATGTTGTTCCGTCAAGCGTGCCGATCGGCCTTCCGATGGACAACGCCCGGACGTACGTCCTGGACGAATTCCTGCGTCCGGTAGCACCGGGCGTGACAGGGGAGCTCTACGTCGCGGGTTCCGGTCTGGCCCGAGGTTACGACGGCCGCGCGGCCCTGACGGCGGAACGGTTCGTCGCCTGCCCGTACGGCGGTCGGATGTACCGCACCGGCGACTTGGTCCGCTGGTCGAATGATGGCCTGTTGCTGTTCGAGGGCCGTGCTGATGACCAGGTGAAGATCCGTGGTTTCCGGATCGAGCTCGGTGAGGTCGAGGCGGTGCTGGCCGCGCACGAGAGCGTAGGCCAGGTCGCTGTGATCGTCAGGGAAGACCAGCCCGGCGTGAAGCGGCTGGTTGCCTACGTCGTCCCGGCCGGTCAGGAGATCGACGCCGACCCGCTGCGGCAGTACGTCGCGGGCAAGCTGCCGGACTACATGGTCCCCACCGCGATCATGCAGCTCGGCACCCTGCCCGTCACGGTGAACGGCAAGCTCGACCGCGCCGCCCTCCCCGCCCCCAAGTTCGGCGGCAGCGAAGGCCGTGGCCCCGAGACCCCCGTCGAGGAACTGCTTTGTGCGCTGTTCCGTGAGGTGCTGGGGCTGGAGTGGGTCGGCGCGGAGGATTCGTTCTTCGCGTTGGGCGGCGATTCGATCATGTCGATGCTGGTCGTGTCCCGGGCCCGTCGTGCCGGGATCGTGATCACGGCCCGCCAGGTGTTCGAGCACAAGTCCCCGGCCGGACTCGCCGCGGTCGCCATAAGCACCAGTGCGGACGACGCCGACCAGGCGGAACCGGCGGAACAGGACACCGGCATCGGACGGGCCCCGCTGACCCCGGTCATGCTCGATCTCGTCGAGCGGGCGGGCCCGAGCGCGCTGACCGGGGTCCTCTCCCAGTCAATGCTCGTCGAGACCCCTGCCGGCCTTACCCTGCCCAGCCTGTTGGCGGCCGTTCAGGCGCTGCTGGACCACCACGACATCCTGCGCGCCAGGCTCGAACTCACCGACGGGGCCGCCCACTTGGCGGTCCCGGAGGCGGGCTCGGCGGCCGGGGATCGTGTCGTCCGGGTCGACACGGTGGGGCTCACCGCCGAGAGCCTGGCCGAGTTGGTCCGGGACGAGGGACGCCGTGCGGTGGACCGGCTGGACCCACGGGCCGGGGCGATGGTCCAGCTCGTGTGGTTCGATGCCGGACCGGACGTTCCCGGCCGGTTGTTGATGGTGGCCCATCACCTCGTGGTCGACGGCGTCTCGTGGCGGGTGCTCGTCCCGGACCTGGCCGCCGCGTGCACGGCCCTGCAGGAAGGACGCGAACCGCTCTTCGAGCGCGGAACGTCGTACCGGCGCTGGGCCGAGACGCTGGAGTTCCAGGCGCTCAGCACCGAGCGGACCGCCGAAGTGCCCGCCTGGACCCGGCTGCTGGGCGGCCCGAACCCGCTGCTCGGGAAGAGGGCGCTCGATCCGGCCGTGGACACCGTCGCCCGGGGCGTACGCCAGGTCGAGGTCAAGGTCCCGGTCCCGGTGACGACGGAGCTCCTGACCCGCGTCCCGGCGGCCTTCGACGCCGGCATCGACGACGTACTCCTGGCCGGGCTGGTCGCCGCGGTCGGCGAATGGCGACGCCGCCAGGGCCGCAACCTTGCGGGCGGTGTACTGATCGAGGTCGAGAGCCACGGTCGTACCCCGCTCACCGAGGACATGGACCTCACCCGTACCGTCGGCTGGTTCACCGGCTCGTACCCGGTACGGCTGGACCCCGGCACAGCCGAGTACGCGCGGATCCGTTCCGGCGGCCCGGCGGCGGGCGGTCTGATCAGGCGGGTCAGGGAGCAGCTGCGGGCGGTGCCCGGCGACGGGCTCGGCTTCGGGCTGTTGCGCCATCTGAACCCGAAGACGGCCCCTGCACTGGCCGGGCTGCCGACGCCCCAGATCGGGTTCAACTACCTGGGCCGTTTCGCCTCCGGTCCGGCGACGCCGGTGACCGGAGGAGCCTGGCAGCCGGTGGGGGACACGATCCTGGGCGGGACGGCCGACGCCGAGATGCCTGCCTCCCACCTGCTGGAGGCGGGGGGCCTCGTCCGGGACCTGCCCGACGGCCCCGAGCTGACCGTGTCCCTGGTCTGCCCGGTCGGCCCCTTCGAGGAGGCGGCGCTCCACGATCTGGCTGACGGCTGGGTCGCGATGCTCACCGGCCTGGCCTCTCACGTCCCCGAAGCGGACGGCGACCAGCACACCCCCTCGGACTTCCCGCTCGTCGCACTGGCCCAGAACCAGATCGATGCGCTTCAGATCAAGCTCTCCGGCGAAAAGGAGTGA